One part of the Syngnathus acus chromosome 17, fSynAcu1.2, whole genome shotgun sequence genome encodes these proteins:
- the stard3nl gene encoding STARD3 N-terminal-like protein, which produces MDSRCSSSTDSRVTGGYGARSSTSLQAHMDSYKEEKKKNCISDVRRTFCLFVTFDLLFVTMLWIIELNVNGGVPEQLNREVVHYDYHASFFDIFLLAVFRFAVLILAYAVCRLRHWWAVAITTAVSCAFLIVKVIFSKLLSQGAFGYLLPIISFVLAWIETWLLDFKVLPQEADDQNRYRCPPDATAAERAPLFAPLFAPGPMSDGQFYSPPESVADTDEDLEDKG; this is translated from the exons ATGGACAGCcgatgcagcagcagcactgaCTCTCGTGTGACGGGGGGCTACGGGGCCAGGAGCTCCACGTCCCTCCAGGCCCACATGGACTCGTacaaggaggagaagaagaaaaattgcATCTCTGACGTTAGGCGGACCTTTTGCCTATTCGTTACCTTTGATCTTTTGTTTGTCACCATGCTGTGGATCATCGAGCTCAAC GTGAACGGCGGCGTTCCCGAACAGCTGAACCGAGAAGTGGTCCACTACGACTACCACGCCTCCTTCTTTGACATCTTT CTTCTGGCAGTCTTCCGATTTGCTGTCCTCATCTTGGCCTACGCCGTCTGCAGGCTGAGACACTGGTGGGCGGTGGCT ATCACCACTGCCGTCAGCTGCGCTTTCCTCATCGTCAAAGTGATTTTTTCAAAG CTGCTGTCCCAGGGTGCTTTCGGATACCTGTTGCCCATCATCTCCTTTGTACTGGCCTGGATCGAAACCTGGTTGCtggacttcaaggttcttcctCAAGAAGCCGATGACCAAAACC GCTACCGGTGCCCGCCGGATGCCACCGCCGCAGAGCGAGCTCCTCTCTTCGCTCCTCTCTTCGCTCCCGGCCCCATGTCAGACGGCCAGTTCTACTCGCCGCCCGAGTCGGTGGCAG ACACGGATGAGGACCTGGAGGACAAGGGCTGA